The Amycolatopsis umgeniensis DNA segment CCTGGGACCTCGATCGCGAAGACTGGCGCACCTTCCGCGCCGACCGGATCACCCCGCGCACCCCGAACGGCCCGCGATTCACCCCGCGCGAGCTGCCCGCCCCGGACGTCGCCACCTTCGTCGCGAGCCGGTTCCGGGGATCTTCCGGCACGGACTCGAGCGAGTGGCCGTGCCGCGGCGAGGTGATCCTCGACCTCCCCGCCACCACCGTGGCGCACTACGTCCGCGACGGCGTCGTCGAGGAGGTCGGGCCCGATCGCTGCCGTCTGGCACTGGGGTCCTGGTCGTGGGCCGGACTGGCGGCGAGCATCGGGCGGTTCGACGCGGACATCGAGGTCGTCGGACCCGCTGAGCTGACAGAGGCTTTCGCCGTCTTGGCGCGCCGCTACACGAAGGCGGCCCGCGTTCAGTCCTCTGGATGCTGATCAGGAATCGAGAAGCGGCGTGGAAAGGTTTCGCCCTAATCTCCCCTCATGAAGACAAAACTCCAGGTGAGCACCATCATGTTGGGTGTCGAAGACCTCGACAGGGCCAAGAAGTTCTACGCCGAAGGCCTCGGCTGCGAGATCGAACAGGACTTCCCCGGCTTCGTGAAATGCGCGCTGGGCGAAGGGTCCCCGTCGCTGGCGCTGTACGAACGGGCGGCGGCGGCCGAAGACGCCGGCGTCTCCCCCGAGGGCTCGGGTTTCCGCGGTTCCTCGTTCCACCACATCACCGGCTCCCGTGAGGAAGTGGACGAGATCTTCCGTGCCGCCGTCGCCGCGGGCGCGACCGTGATCAAGGAGGCGGTGGGAGCCGATTGGGGCGGCTACTCCGGCTACTTCGCCGACCCCGACGGCAATCTGTGGAAGGTCGCGACAGCGTCCTGACACAACCTGCGCGCGGTGATCTTCTGCGCGAGACTGGAGCCATGCGACTGGATCTGAGCGGGAAGACGGCCTTGGTCACCGGATCGACCCAGGGCATCGGTTTCGCCATCGCCACGGGGCTGGCCAGGGCCGGTGCCCGGGTCGCGCTCAACGGCCGGGGCGAAGCCGGCGTCACGTCCGCGATCGACCGCTTACGCGGCGAGGTGCCGGACGCCGAAGTCGTCGCGGCGGCGGGTGACGTGTCCACCGACGACGGCACCGCCCGGGTTCTCGAGGCGGTGCCCGAAATCGACGTCCTGGTCAACAATCTCGGCATCTTCGGGTCGCAGTCCCCTTTGGACATCACCGACGACGAGTGGCGGCGGTACTTCGAGGTGAACGTCCTCGCCGCGGTGCGGCTCACCCGCGCGTACCTGCCGGGGATGACGAACCGCGGCTGGGGACGGATCCAGTACATCGCCAGCGATTCCGCGATCGTCATCCCCGCCGAGATGATCCACTATGGAGTGTCGAAGACAGCGTTGCTCGGCGTCTCGAGGGGTTTCGCCAAAACCGCGGCGGGGACGGGCGTCACGGTCAACTCGGTGATCGCGGGCCCGACCCACACCGGCGGCGTCGAGGACTTCGTCTACGAACTGGTCGACAAGGAT contains these protein-coding regions:
- a CDS encoding VOC family protein, encoding MKTKLQVSTIMLGVEDLDRAKKFYAEGLGCEIEQDFPGFVKCALGEGSPSLALYERAAAAEDAGVSPEGSGFRGSSFHHITGSREEVDEIFRAAVAAGATVIKEAVGADWGGYSGYFADPDGNLWKVATAS
- a CDS encoding SDR family NAD(P)-dependent oxidoreductase — protein: MRLDLSGKTALVTGSTQGIGFAIATGLARAGARVALNGRGEAGVTSAIDRLRGEVPDAEVVAAAGDVSTDDGTARVLEAVPEIDVLVNNLGIFGSQSPLDITDDEWRRYFEVNVLAAVRLTRAYLPGMTNRGWGRIQYIASDSAIVIPAEMIHYGVSKTALLGVSRGFAKTAAGTGVTVNSVIAGPTHTGGVEDFVYELVDKDLPWDEAQREFMRLHRPQSLLQRLIEPEEIANLVVYLASPLASATTGAAVRVDGGYVDSIVP